The nucleotide window ACCGTGTACTCCTCATCGAGAACGCCTTCGCCGCCATGATTCCGGCCCTGAAGGCCTCCTGCCCCCAGCTGGAGCATATTTTCGTGCTGGGGCCGACGCCCCAACCCCTCCCCGGAACGCAGGACTACGACACCTGGATTACGGCGCACGAACCTCTGGCGCGGTACCCGGAGCTGGGTGAAGACAACGCGGCCGCCATGTGCTACACCAGCGGCACGACCGGCAATCCCAAGGGCGTGCTGTACACCCACCGCTCGACAGTGCTGCACTCGCTGGCCAGCGCGCCCAAAGACGCCCTGAACGTGGGCGAGAACGACACGATGCTGCCGGTGGTGCCCATGTTCCACGTCAACGCCTGGGGTCTGCCCTACACCTGCGCCATGTACGGCGCGGCGCAGGTCTACGCCGGGGTGTTCTCGGACGGCAAGTCGCTCGCCACCCTCATGCAGGACGAGGGTGTAACCATCACCGCTGGAGTACCGACCATCTGGATGGGCCTGCTGGGCGAACTCGACCGCGCGGCGGGGGCCGGCACGCCCTATGATCTGCGCCGCCTGGAGAGCCTGATCGTAGGGGGCAGCGCCGCGCCCGAAGCGATGATCCGGGCGTTCGACGAACGCCACAACCTGACCCTGCGCCACGCCTGGGGCATGACCGAGACGCATCCGCTGGGGACCGCCAGCACCGTGCCCCCCGGCGTGGATCCCCGCAGCGACGAGGGGTACAGCCTGCGCGCCAAGCAGGGCCGCCCGGTACCGCTGGTGTACCTGGAACTGGTGAGCGAGTCGGGCGAGCGCCTGCCCCACGACGGCAAGACGATGGGCCGCCTGCTGGCGCGCGGACCGTGGGTGGCGAGCAGCTACTTCGGCGGCTCGGGCCAGAGCAGCTTCCTGACGCTGGACGGCGAGGAGTGGTTCGACACCGGTGACATCGCCACCCTGGACGAGCGCGGGTACATGCACATCCAGGACCGGGCCAAGGACCTCATCAAGTCGGGCGGCGAGTGGATCAGCAGCGTGGACCTGGAAAACGCCATCATGGCCCACCCGGCCGTCGCGCAGTGCGCCGTGATCGCCATGGACGATCCCAAGTGGGACGAGCGCCCGCTGGCCGTGGTCGTGCCGCGTCCCGGCCACACGGTGACCCACGAACAGCTCCTGGCCTTCCTGGCCCCGCGCTTTGCCAAGTGGTGGCTACCGGACGCGACGGTCCTCACCGACC belongs to Deinococcus sp. Leaf326 and includes:
- a CDS encoding long-chain fatty acid--CoA ligase translates to MQGNMMHVPLTIPFILERARTIYAGREVVSLLAAGRDAQGQPIAHKHRTTYGAVADRALRLGAALGTLGLAQGDRVATLAVNSFRHLEAYLGVPSAGYVLHTVNIRLHPEQVAWILNDAGDRVLLIENAFAAMIPALKASCPQLEHIFVLGPTPQPLPGTQDYDTWITAHEPLARYPELGEDNAAAMCYTSGTTGNPKGVLYTHRSTVLHSLASAPKDALNVGENDTMLPVVPMFHVNAWGLPYTCAMYGAAQVYAGVFSDGKSLATLMQDEGVTITAGVPTIWMGLLGELDRAAGAGTPYDLRRLESLIVGGSAAPEAMIRAFDERHNLTLRHAWGMTETHPLGTASTVPPGVDPRSDEGYSLRAKQGRPVPLVYLELVSESGERLPHDGKTMGRLLARGPWVASSYFGGSGQSSFLTLDGEEWFDTGDIATLDERGYMHIQDRAKDLIKSGGEWISSVDLENAIMAHPAVAQCAVIAMDDPKWDERPLAVVVPRPGHTVTHEQLLAFLAPRFAKWWLPDATVLTDHLPIGATGKFLKRELREEYRGYGAQTPAEQTPAERT